One window of the Acinetobacter equi genome contains the following:
- a CDS encoding beta-ketoacyl synthase N-terminal-like domain-containing protein → MKRVVITGMGINSCIGNTLEDVNHSLQNGISGTRFNPTYAELNFKSHVSAAAEQNFDNIDRRAKRFMGVCAMYAYNAAVAAVEHAGLTAEQLAGNPRYGITGGSGGGSTASVVEMNELLETKGARKVGPFFVPRNMTNTITANVGVAFKLQGVAHSITSACATSADAIGYAYNLIQLGKQDLMLAGGGEEDHWSQSLLFDAMGALCSKYNDTPESASRPYSADRDGFVIAGGGGFVVLESLEHAQARGANILAEVVGYAANSDGADMVAPSGEGATRCILMALEEAKQHGVEKIDYVNTHGTSTPAGDITELQAMGRAFGAGNVPPLSSTKSMTGHSLGAAGVQEAIYSILMMQNDFIAPNINVTQLDEGTEGYDIVLEKRDAKLNTVMSNSFGFGGVNACLIFKKWEG, encoded by the coding sequence ATGAAACGTGTTGTAATCACAGGCATGGGTATTAACTCATGTATTGGTAATACTTTAGAAGATGTGAATCATTCATTACAAAATGGTATTTCTGGGACACGTTTTAACCCAACTTATGCTGAACTAAATTTTAAAAGTCATGTTAGTGCCGCTGCTGAACAAAACTTTGACAATATTGACCGTCGTGCAAAACGCTTCATGGGCGTATGCGCAATGTATGCCTACAATGCCGCTGTCGCTGCCGTTGAACATGCAGGCTTAACTGCAGAACAATTGGCTGGTAATCCTCGTTACGGTATTACTGGTGGCTCAGGTGGTGGTTCAACTGCCTCTGTTGTTGAAATGAATGAATTATTGGAAACAAAAGGCGCACGTAAAGTAGGTCCTTTCTTTGTTCCTCGTAATATGACAAATACGATTACTGCAAACGTAGGCGTTGCATTTAAATTACAAGGTGTTGCTCACTCTATTACGAGTGCATGTGCAACATCTGCTGATGCTATTGGATATGCATACAACCTAATTCAACTTGGTAAGCAAGATCTTATGCTTGCTGGTGGTGGTGAAGAAGACCATTGGTCACAAAGTTTATTGTTTGATGCAATGGGTGCCTTATGTTCTAAATATAATGACACACCAGAAAGTGCATCTCGTCCGTATTCTGCAGACCGTGATGGTTTTGTTATTGCTGGCGGTGGTGGTTTCGTTGTACTTGAATCACTTGAACATGCTCAAGCTCGTGGTGCTAATATTTTAGCTGAAGTTGTAGGCTATGCTGCTAACTCAGATGGCGCAGATATGGTTGCTCCATCTGGCGAAGGTGCAACACGTTGTATCCTAATGGCTTTAGAAGAAGCAAAACAGCATGGCGTAGAAAAAATTGACTATGTAAATACACATGGTACATCTACTCCAGCAGGCGATATCACTGAACTTCAAGCAATGGGGCGTGCTTTTGGTGCCGGTAATGTTCCTCCTCTTAGCTCAACTAAATCTATGACTGGTCATAGTCTTGGTGCTGCTGGTGTTCAAGAGGCTATTTATTCTATTCTTATGATGCAAAATGACTTTATTGCACCAAACATCAATGTCACTCAACTTGATGAAGGTACAGAAGGCTATGACATCGTACTTGAAAAACGTGACGCAAAATTGAATACTGTAATGAGTAACAGTTTCGGTTTTGGTGGCGTAAATGCCTGTCTCATTTTCAAGAAATGGGAAGGCTAA
- a CDS encoding EcsC family protein, whose translation MEKSNNNPSRGFLSNALGVAKKLSSAGIELVNQTKINQVYKQNDPVDESKTIDGIASPKLAFQFYDNQPQQILRNYVPVISQQLLGRHYGTFNKVTNMVSPELSDKVSDYFFERLNKFTNQISSVDAVLDQAGIQDLEELTQDVDRSKRLSLALVEQNKWIASVQGALSGATGVVGSSIDIPISIILALKTIYQVGRSYGFELNEEEEQDIVQYIFRQINLGILAEKQTLLMGLRAISSMLKTHDIDQLQTLLGSTNDIELLRKMLLNAQGEAKYEWLKYIPKISALSKLSPVIGASISATYSWQLVDDVNNKAQEVFSNARRYLLAHKDASLSIITAYEKSLQIKKKANAIGVQIKSEKLSYRSLEIEKNEMTRGEISENAEQNKQALNGAKFKHKDKRHQKDLLEVTGLKENEIKQLNKSDVENSEGK comes from the coding sequence ATGGAAAAATCTAATAATAATCCTTCAAGAGGATTCCTATCAAATGCGTTAGGAGTGGCTAAAAAGCTCAGTAGTGCGGGTATAGAGCTTGTAAACCAAACAAAAATAAATCAAGTTTATAAGCAAAATGACCCTGTAGATGAATCTAAAACTATAGATGGTATTGCAAGCCCAAAACTTGCATTTCAATTTTATGATAATCAGCCACAACAAATTTTACGTAATTATGTCCCTGTTATATCTCAACAGTTATTAGGTCGCCACTACGGTACATTTAATAAAGTGACAAATATGGTATCACCAGAGCTTTCAGATAAAGTTTCAGACTATTTTTTTGAGCGACTCAATAAATTCACGAATCAAATTAGCTCAGTTGATGCAGTATTAGATCAAGCAGGCATTCAAGATTTAGAAGAGTTAACACAAGATGTTGATCGCTCTAAACGTTTAAGTTTGGCATTGGTTGAGCAAAATAAATGGATTGCATCTGTTCAAGGTGCTTTGAGTGGGGCAACAGGTGTTGTAGGTTCATCTATTGATATTCCTATATCAATTATTTTAGCGTTGAAAACAATATATCAAGTCGGACGCTCTTATGGTTTTGAACTAAATGAAGAAGAAGAGCAAGATATTGTTCAATATATTTTTAGACAGATTAATCTAGGTATATTGGCTGAAAAGCAGACACTTTTAATGGGGTTGAGAGCAATATCAAGTATGCTTAAAACACATGATATTGATCAATTACAAACACTATTGGGCTCAACTAATGATATCGAATTATTAAGAAAAATGTTATTAAATGCGCAAGGAGAAGCGAAGTATGAATGGTTAAAATATATTCCTAAAATTTCTGCTTTATCTAAATTAAGTCCTGTGATTGGTGCTTCAATTAGTGCAACCTATAGTTGGCAACTTGTTGATGATGTAAATAATAAGGCACAAGAAGTCTTTTCTAATGCAAGACGTTATTTACTTGCACATAAAGATGCTTCTCTTTCAATTATTACTGCATATGAGAAATCTTTGCAGATTAAAAAGAAAGCAAATGCAATTGGTGTTCAAATAAAAAGTGAAAAATTATCGTATAGATCTCTAGAAATAGAAAAAAATGAAATGACAAGAGGTGAGATAAGTGAAAATGCAGAACAAAATAAACAGGCTTTAAATGGGGCGAAATTTAAGCATAAAGATAAAAGGCATCAAAAAGATTTACTTGAAGTGACAGGATTAAAAGAAAATGAAATAAAACAATTGAATAAATCTGATGTTGAAAATAGTGAAGGAAAGTAA
- the rpsL gene encoding 30S ribosomal protein S12, with translation MATTNQLIRKGRTTLVEKSKVPALKACPQRRGVCTRVYTTTPKKPNSAMRKVCRVRLTSGFEVSSYIGGEGHNLQEHSVVLIRGGRVKDLPGVRYHTVRGSLDCAGVKDRNQSRSKYGTKRPKK, from the coding sequence ATGGCAACAACAAATCAGTTGATCCGTAAGGGTCGTACAACTTTAGTTGAAAAATCTAAAGTTCCTGCGTTGAAGGCTTGTCCACAACGTCGTGGTGTTTGTACACGTGTTTACACAACTACACCTAAAAAACCTAACTCAGCAATGCGTAAAGTTTGCCGTGTTCGCTTAACTTCAGGTTTTGAAGTATCTAGCTACATCGGTGGTGAAGGCCATAACTTACAAGAGCACAGTGTTGTTCTTATCCGTGGTGGTCGTGTTAAAGATTTACCAGGTGTACGTTACCATACCGTTCGTGGTTCTTTAGACTGTGCTGGTGTTAAAGATCGTAACCAGTCTCGTTCTAAATACGGTACTAAACGTCCTAAGAAATAA
- the rpsG gene encoding 30S ribosomal protein S7, with protein sequence MPRRRVVAAREILPDPKFSSQTIAKFMNHVMQDGKKSIAESIVYGALDRVQEKSKVDPVEFFETTLEKVRPMVEVKARRVGGATYQVPMEVRPSRRTALAMRWLVDAAAKRSEKTMALRLAGELLDASEGKGAAIKKREDVHRMAEANKAFSHYRF encoded by the coding sequence ATGCCAAGACGTCGCGTAGTCGCTGCTCGTGAAATCCTTCCGGATCCGAAATTCAGCAGCCAAACAATCGCTAAATTTATGAACCACGTAATGCAAGATGGTAAAAAATCTATTGCTGAAAGTATCGTTTACGGTGCTTTAGATCGCGTTCAAGAAAAATCAAAAGTAGACCCAGTTGAATTTTTTGAGACTACTCTTGAAAAAGTTCGTCCTATGGTCGAAGTAAAAGCACGCCGTGTTGGTGGTGCTACTTATCAAGTTCCTATGGAAGTACGCCCATCCCGTCGTACTGCTTTAGCGATGCGTTGGTTAGTAGATGCTGCAGCTAAGCGTTCTGAAAAAACTATGGCTTTACGTCTTGCTGGTGAGTTGCTTGATGCATCTGAAGGTAAAGGCGCAGCGATCAAAAAACGTGAAGATGTGCATCGTATGGCTGAAGCCAACAAAGCCTTCTCTCACTACCGTTTCTAA
- the fusA gene encoding elongation factor G: MARQTPISRYRNIGISAHIDAGKTTTSERILFYTGVSHKLGEVHDGAATMDWMEQEQERGITITSAATTCFWSGMAKQFQEHRINVIDTPGHVDFTIEVERSMRVLDGACMVYCAVGGVQPQSETVWRQANKYQVPRLAFVNKMDRTGANFFRVVEQMRTRLGAHPVPVVIPVGAEDNFQGVIDLIEMKAIIWDEASQGMKFEYGEIPADLVDTAEEWRTNMVEAAAEASEELMDEYLNNGDLTKEQIIAGLRAQTLACEIQPMLCGSAFKNKGVQRMLDAVIDFLPSPTEVKAIEGILDDKAETKATREASDEAPFSALAFKIMNDKFVGNLTFVRVYSGVLKQGDPVYNPVKAKRERIGRIVQMHANERQDVEEIRAGDIAACVGLKDVTTGDTLCDEKNIITLERMEFPEPVISLAVEPKTKADQEKMSIALGRLAKEDPSFRVRTDEESGQTIIAGMGELHLDILVDRMKREFNVEANIGKPMVAYRETIKKSVEQEGKFVRQTGGKGKFGHVYVRLEPIDVDEAGKEYEFVEEVVGGVVPKEFFGAVDKGIQERMKNGVLAGYPVVGIKATLFDGSYHDVDSDELSFKMAGSYAFRDGFMKADPILLEPIMKVEVETPEDYMGDIMGDLNRRRGMVQGMDDLPGGTKAIRAEVPLAEMFGYATQMRSMSQGRATYSMEFAKYAETPRNVAEGIISKFQSGGKKGDDE; encoded by the coding sequence ATGGCTCGTCAAACCCCAATTTCTCGTTACCGTAACATTGGTATCTCTGCACACATCGATGCTGGTAAAACCACTACTTCTGAACGTATTTTGTTCTACACAGGTGTATCTCACAAACTAGGTGAAGTACACGACGGTGCAGCAACAATGGACTGGATGGAACAAGAGCAAGAGCGTGGTATTACCATTACTTCTGCTGCTACGACTTGTTTCTGGTCTGGTATGGCTAAACAATTCCAAGAACACCGTATCAACGTAATTGATACCCCAGGACACGTAGACTTCACAATTGAAGTTGAACGTTCTATGCGTGTTCTTGATGGTGCATGTATGGTTTACTGTGCTGTAGGTGGTGTTCAACCTCAGTCTGAAACTGTATGGCGTCAAGCAAACAAGTACCAAGTACCTCGTTTAGCATTCGTGAACAAGATGGACCGTACAGGTGCAAACTTCTTCCGCGTTGTTGAGCAAATGCGTACGCGTTTAGGTGCTCACCCTGTACCAGTTGTTATCCCAGTAGGTGCTGAAGATAACTTCCAAGGTGTTATTGACCTTATCGAAATGAAAGCGATTATCTGGGATGAAGCATCTCAAGGTATGAAGTTTGAGTACGGTGAGATTCCAGCTGACCTAGTTGATACTGCTGAAGAATGGCGTACTAACATGGTTGAAGCTGCGGCTGAAGCATCTGAAGAATTGATGGATGAATACCTAAACAATGGTGATTTGACGAAAGAGCAAATCATCGCTGGTCTTCGTGCTCAAACTTTAGCATGTGAAATTCAACCGATGCTTTGTGGTTCGGCATTCAAGAACAAAGGTGTTCAACGTATGTTGGATGCTGTGATTGATTTCCTTCCATCACCGACTGAAGTTAAAGCGATCGAGGGTATCCTTGATGACAAAGCTGAAACTAAAGCGACTCGTGAAGCATCTGACGAAGCTCCGTTCTCTGCGCTTGCGTTCAAAATCATGAATGACAAATTCGTAGGTAACTTAACGTTCGTACGTGTTTACTCTGGTGTTCTTAAACAAGGCGACCCAGTGTACAACCCAGTTAAAGCGAAACGTGAGCGTATTGGTCGTATCGTGCAAATGCATGCAAACGAACGTCAAGACGTTGAAGAAATCCGCGCTGGTGACATCGCTGCATGTGTAGGTCTTAAAGACGTTACAACTGGTGATACACTTTGTGATGAGAAAAACATCATTACTCTAGAACGTATGGAATTCCCTGAGCCAGTAATTTCTTTAGCTGTTGAGCCTAAGACTAAAGCTGACCAAGAGAAAATGTCTATCGCGCTTGGCCGTTTGGCAAAAGAAGATCCATCGTTCCGTGTTCGCACTGACGAAGAATCTGGTCAAACAATCATCGCAGGTATGGGTGAGCTTCACCTTGACATCCTTGTTGATCGTATGAAACGTGAATTTAACGTTGAAGCGAACATTGGTAAACCAATGGTTGCTTACCGCGAAACGATCAAAAAATCTGTTGAGCAAGAAGGTAAATTCGTACGTCAAACTGGTGGTAAAGGTAAATTCGGTCACGTATACGTTCGTTTAGAACCAATCGATGTTGACGAAGCTGGTAAAGAATACGAATTCGTTGAAGAAGTTGTAGGTGGTGTTGTACCTAAAGAATTCTTCGGCGCGGTTGACAAAGGTATTCAAGAACGTATGAAGAATGGTGTCCTTGCTGGTTACCCTGTTGTGGGTATCAAAGCGACATTATTTGATGGTTCTTACCATGATGTCGATTCTGACGAATTATCGTTCAAAATGGCGGGTTCTTATGCCTTCCGTGATGGTTTCATGAAAGCGGATCCTATCCTTCTTGAACCTATCATGAAAGTTGAAGTAGAAACTCCAGAAGATTACATGGGCGATATCATGGGTGACTTAAACCGTCGTCGTGGTATGGTTCAAGGTATGGACGATTTACCTGGTGGTACTAAAGCAATCCGTGCAGAAGTTCCACTTGCTGAGATGTTTGGTTACGCGACTCAAATGCGTTCTATGTCTCAAGGCCGTGCAACTTACTCTATGGAATTTGCTAAATATGCTGAAACTCCACGTAACGTGGCTGAAGGCATCATTTCTAAGTTCCAGTCTGGCGGTAAAAAAGGTGACGACGAGTAA
- the tuf gene encoding elongation factor Tu codes for MAKAKFERNKPHVNVGTIGHVDHGKTTLTAAIATVCAKKFGGEAKDYAAIDSAPEEKARGITINTSHVEYDSPTRHYAHVDCPGHADYVKNMITGAAQMDGAILVCAATDGPMPQTREHILLSRQVGVPYIVVFLNKCDLVDDEELLELVEMEVRELLSTYDFPGDDTPVIRGSALAALNGEAGQFGEDAVVALVEALDSYIPEPERAIDQAFLMPIEDVFSISGRGTVVTGRVETGIVKVGEEVEIVGIKDTVKTTVTGVEMFRKLLDEGRAGENCGVLLRGTKREDVQRGQVLAKPGAIKPHTKFDAEVYVLSKEEGGRHTPFLNGYRPQFYFRTTDVTGAISLKDGVEMVMPGDNVEMSVELIHPIAMDAGLRFAIREGGRTVGAGVVAKVIA; via the coding sequence ATGGCTAAGGCTAAGTTTGAACGTAATAAGCCACACGTTAACGTGGGCACAATTGGTCACGTTGACCATGGTAAAACTACTTTAACAGCTGCAATCGCAACTGTTTGTGCGAAGAAATTCGGTGGTGAAGCTAAAGACTACGCTGCAATCGACTCTGCACCAGAAGAAAAAGCACGTGGTATTACAATTAATACTTCACACGTAGAATACGATTCTCCAACTCGTCACTACGCTCACGTAGACTGCCCAGGACACGCCGATTATGTTAAAAACATGATCACTGGTGCTGCTCAAATGGACGGTGCGATCCTTGTATGTGCTGCGACTGATGGTCCAATGCCACAAACTCGTGAACACATCCTTCTTTCTCGCCAAGTAGGTGTACCATACATCGTTGTATTCTTAAACAAATGCGACCTTGTTGATGACGAAGAATTACTTGAATTAGTAGAAATGGAAGTTCGTGAACTTCTTTCTACTTATGACTTCCCAGGTGATGACACTCCAGTTATCCGTGGTTCTGCTCTTGCTGCACTTAACGGTGAAGCTGGTCAGTTTGGCGAAGACGCAGTTGTTGCTCTTGTTGAAGCGCTTGATTCTTACATTCCAGAGCCAGAGCGTGCTATCGACCAAGCATTCTTAATGCCAATCGAAGACGTATTCTCTATCTCAGGTCGTGGTACAGTTGTAACTGGCCGTGTTGAGACTGGTATCGTTAAAGTAGGCGAAGAAGTTGAAATCGTTGGTATTAAAGATACAGTTAAAACAACTGTAACTGGCGTAGAAATGTTCCGTAAACTTCTTGACGAAGGTCGTGCGGGCGAGAACTGTGGTGTTCTTCTACGTGGTACTAAACGTGAAGACGTTCAACGTGGTCAAGTACTTGCTAAACCAGGTGCAATCAAACCGCATACTAAATTCGACGCAGAAGTATATGTACTTTCTAAAGAAGAAGGTGGTCGTCATACTCCATTCCTTAACGGTTACCGTCCACAGTTCTACTTCCGTACAACTGACGTAACTGGTGCTATCTCTCTTAAAGATGGCGTAGAAATGGTTATGCCTGGTGACAACGTAGAAATGTCAGTAGAATTAATCCACCCAATCGCAATGGACGCTGGTTTACGCTTCGCGATCCGTGAAGGTGGTCGTACAGTTGGTGCTGGTGTAGTTGCTAAAGTAATTGCATAA
- the rimI gene encoding ribosomal protein S18-alanine N-acetyltransferase: MIRLMNNTDVRSVTNIEYKVQTHPWTMKQFEEAVQTYQSTVIEEDGKVIGFCILQPVLDEANLLLMAVDPDFQGKGYGYKLLEESINLLKNSPVQIFLEVRESNVAAIALYEKAGFHQIDLRKNYYPNPDGSREHAVIMVKSCSDDFASLFK; encoded by the coding sequence ATGATTCGGTTAATGAATAATACTGATGTTAGATCGGTAACTAATATTGAATATAAAGTTCAAACACATCCTTGGACAATGAAGCAGTTCGAGGAGGCTGTACAAACTTATCAAAGTACAGTTATTGAAGAAGATGGAAAAGTAATAGGCTTTTGCATTTTACAACCTGTATTAGATGAAGCAAATTTGCTATTAATGGCTGTCGATCCTGATTTTCAGGGTAAGGGTTATGGTTATAAATTATTAGAAGAATCAATAAACCTACTTAAAAATAGCCCAGTACAAATATTTTTAGAGGTAAGAGAAAGTAATGTTGCTGCTATTGCTTTATATGAAAAAGCTGGATTTCATCAAATAGATCTTAGAAAAAACTATTATCCGAATCCAGATGGTTCACGAGAGCATGCAGTTATTATGGTGAAATCTTGTAGTGATGATTTTGCTAGCTTATTTAAATAA
- a CDS encoding arginyltransferase, whose product MNSYEPKSLLNELQYYITPPHDCSYLENKSSRMVFLDPAHKIDVVTLSELSRVGFRRSGDFTYRPECHLCRQCLSSRVPVAEFIMNSSQKKAYKKNQDLRYTITSTVYANDQHYELYERYIIARHSDGDMYPPSREQFDKFLVQSCTDSFFIEFWLDQKLIAVSTCDQLDDGISAVYTFFDPEESHRSLGTFAVLQQIEYAKQIGLQYVYLGYWVPHSKKMNYKSQYIPLELLLDGQWRKLNKILTEDEINQLGNSLMTTLPSGWNSPIIK is encoded by the coding sequence ATGAATTCTTATGAACCTAAATCATTGCTCAATGAATTACAGTACTACATTACGCCACCTCATGATTGTAGCTATTTGGAAAATAAATCATCTCGTATGGTATTTCTAGACCCAGCACATAAAATTGATGTTGTTACACTTTCTGAACTTTCGCGTGTGGGATTTAGAAGAAGTGGAGATTTCACATATAGACCAGAATGCCATCTATGTCGCCAATGCCTATCTTCTCGCGTGCCTGTTGCAGAATTTATAATGAATAGCAGTCAAAAAAAGGCGTATAAAAAGAATCAGGATTTACGTTACACCATTACATCTACAGTCTATGCTAATGATCAGCATTATGAACTTTATGAACGCTATATCATTGCACGCCACTCAGATGGTGATATGTATCCACCATCACGAGAACAATTTGATAAATTTTTAGTACAAAGTTGTACCGACAGTTTTTTTATAGAGTTTTGGCTTGACCAAAAGTTAATAGCTGTATCAACTTGCGACCAGCTCGATGATGGAATTTCTGCTGTTTATACTTTTTTTGATCCAGAAGAAAGTCATCGCTCTTTGGGAACTTTTGCTGTTCTCCAACAAATAGAATATGCTAAACAAATTGGACTTCAATATGTCTACTTAGGTTACTGGGTTCCACATTCCAAGAAAATGAACTATAAATCTCAATATATTCCACTTGAATTACTTCTAGATGGTCAATGGCGAAAATTAAATAAAATATTAACTGAGGATGAAATCAATCAATTGGGTAACTCATTGATGACTACTCTACCCTCTGGTTGGAATAGCCCAATTATAAAATAA
- the aat gene encoding leucyl/phenylalanyl-tRNA--protein transferase, giving the protein MLSQSQFIFPNPSEVDSEGEGLICIGADLSPSTLYEAYTHGLFPWFSEGEPIYWWSPEPRCVINPNHYKPSKSLLRNMKKFNYKITINHAFETVIRSCSLPRAYANETWISEDIIQAYCQMFKYGYGYSIEVWENNKIVGGLYGINIGQGCFGESMFSTRTDVSKMAFYTLMLIGNENHLPWIDCQLVNEHLLSLGASTISRQDYLKSLQIVVNETPIDWKKYQDSVFSSKSIAENNALFIK; this is encoded by the coding sequence ATGCTATCCCAATCACAGTTCATATTTCCAAATCCTTCAGAAGTCGATTCTGAAGGAGAGGGTCTTATTTGTATAGGTGCAGACCTATCCCCTTCTACGTTATATGAAGCATATACACACGGACTATTCCCTTGGTTTTCAGAAGGCGAACCTATTTATTGGTGGTCTCCAGAACCTAGATGTGTGATCAATCCAAATCATTACAAGCCAAGTAAATCTTTGCTTAGAAACATGAAAAAGTTCAATTATAAAATTACCATCAATCATGCATTTGAAACCGTAATTCGTTCTTGCTCGCTTCCTCGTGCATATGCTAATGAAACATGGATCAGTGAAGATATCATTCAAGCCTATTGTCAAATGTTTAAATATGGCTATGGATACAGCATTGAAGTATGGGAAAATAACAAAATTGTTGGTGGATTATACGGTATCAATATTGGACAAGGCTGCTTTGGTGAATCTATGTTTAGTACTCGTACCGATGTATCTAAAATGGCTTTTTATACTTTAATGTTGATTGGTAACGAGAATCACCTTCCATGGATTGACTGTCAACTTGTAAATGAACACTTACTTAGCTTAGGTGCTAGTACAATTTCTCGCCAAGATTATCTAAAATCGTTACAAATTGTTGTAAATGAAACACCTATAGATTGGAAAAAATATCAAGACAGTGTATTTTCAAGTAAAAGCATCGCAGAAAATAATGCTTTATTCATAAAATGA
- a CDS encoding class I SAM-dependent methyltransferase, with protein MTTHWTNGYQTEVNYTYGYYKELSPNYQKFCLLLNGIDTPKETEGHTHCELGFGQGVSLNIHAASHLGQFFGTDFNPAHAAHANMLAEQAQTHQRFYDHSFEELLSEDLPLFDSISLHGIWSWISYENQLIILKFIRKFLKPNGVVYISYNCVTGWAANMPIRELFYSYFKFNSTSTNPIQKVKEALEFSEKLLEQKPTFSINNPNALSRLQELKNSNPNYLIHEYLNQDWQCFSFQQIVRLFDEIKLSFAGSIDLNTNLDKINLSEAHQAFLEQIEHPIFKEQCRDYFNNTQFRRDLFIRGKVSLTPSQIQERLRKTPFSLLLAPELHPKTIKGHLGEFDLLLDIYQPLGECFKKAEYQPLTIEEIEKQLPNLNYVKILNALIIWCHLGIAQPCMNQPTEEIIKRSQALNLYILEQASFHHNYQALTNPYSGMGIFTDNITQLLYKAHFMYEMKSVNDLAQFVQNTLSNLGWYILNSKGDAISNTNESLKILKGKAKTFMESDSIKIAKKLRLFY; from the coding sequence ATGACAACACATTGGACCAATGGTTATCAAACTGAAGTTAACTATACCTATGGCTATTACAAAGAGTTAAGTCCTAACTATCAAAAATTCTGCTTATTGCTAAATGGTATAGATACCCCAAAAGAAACCGAAGGTCATACACATTGTGAGTTAGGTTTTGGACAAGGTGTTAGTTTAAATATCCATGCTGCAAGCCACTTAGGACAATTTTTTGGGACTGACTTCAATCCAGCTCATGCTGCCCATGCCAATATGCTTGCAGAACAAGCTCAGACTCATCAACGCTTTTATGACCATAGTTTTGAGGAGTTACTTTCAGAAGATCTACCTCTTTTTGATAGTATCAGCTTACATGGTATTTGGAGTTGGATTAGCTATGAAAACCAACTCATTATTTTAAAATTCATTCGAAAATTCCTAAAACCAAATGGTGTCGTTTATATCAGCTATAACTGCGTGACAGGATGGGCTGCAAATATGCCAATTCGTGAACTTTTTTATAGTTATTTTAAATTTAATAGTACAAGTACAAATCCAATTCAAAAAGTGAAAGAAGCTTTAGAATTTAGTGAAAAGCTTCTAGAACAAAAACCAACTTTTTCTATTAATAATCCCAATGCACTCTCACGGCTACAAGAATTAAAAAATAGTAACCCAAATTATTTAATTCATGAATATCTTAACCAAGATTGGCAATGTTTTTCATTCCAACAAATTGTTAGATTATTTGATGAAATCAAGCTCAGTTTTGCAGGTTCAATCGATTTAAATACAAACTTAGATAAAATTAACTTAAGCGAAGCACATCAGGCATTTTTAGAGCAAATTGAACATCCTATTTTTAAAGAACAATGTCGCGATTATTTCAATAATACTCAATTTAGAAGAGATCTATTTATTCGTGGAAAAGTCAGCCTAACACCTTCGCAAATACAAGAACGATTACGTAAAACTCCTTTCTCATTGTTATTAGCACCAGAACTTCATCCAAAAACAATAAAAGGACATTTAGGTGAATTTGACTTATTGCTAGATATCTACCAGCCTTTAGGTGAATGCTTTAAAAAAGCAGAATATCAACCATTAACTATCGAAGAAATTGAAAAGCAATTACCAAATCTGAATTATGTAAAAATTCTCAATGCTCTCATAATTTGGTGCCATTTAGGAATTGCTCAACCATGTATGAATCAACCAACAGAAGAAATTATTAAAAGATCACAAGCACTTAATCTCTATATTTTAGAACAAGCAAGTTTTCATCATAATTATCAAGCTTTAACCAATCCTTATTCTGGAATGGGTATTTTTACAGATAATATTACTCAATTATTATATAAAGCACATTTTATGTATGAAATGAAATCTGTAAATGATCTTGCTCAATTTGTACAAAATACACTTTCAAATTTAGGTTGGTATATTCTTAACTCAAAAGGTGATGCTATTTCAAATACAAATGAAAGCTTAAAAATTTTAAAAGGAAAAGCAAAAACCTTCATGGAAAGTGACAGTATCAAAATTGCAAAAAAATTAAGACTCTTTTATTAG